In Actinoplanes octamycinicus, the genomic window GGTCACCTGGTTCGCCGTGACCGAGTCGCGGATGCCCGGGCGGCGGCTGGACGTACCGGGACAGCTTCTTGCGGTTGCCGGGCTGGGCTCGCTGGTCTACGGGATCGCGGTCGGTGGGCGGGAGAGCTACACCGAGCCGATGGTGGCCGGGGCGCTGCTGCTGGCGGTGCTCTGCCTGGCCGGCTTCGTGCTGGTGGAGCGCCGGCGCGCGGCGCCGATGTTCGACCTGGCGCTGCTGCGGGAGGCCCGGCCCGCGGTCGCGCTGCTGGTCGCCGGGATCGGCCTGTTCGGTTTCGTCGGGGTCAGCTACCTGCAGATCCTCTACCTGCAGCGAGTCGACGGGTTCGACCCGCTGGGCGCCGCCGTGCGCCTGCTGGCGCTGACCTTGTCGTTCCTGGTCGCGACGGTGGCGGTCGGCGCGCTCGCCGGACGGATCCCGGCCGCCCGGCTGCTGCTGACCGGGCTGCTGGCGGCCGGCGCCGGCGCGCTCGCGCTGCTGGCCGAGGACCCGGGCTCGCCCTACTGGCGGGCGGCGCTGGCGCTCGGGCTGACCGGGCTGGGCTGCGGTCTCGTGGTGGCGCCCTCGACGGCGGCCGCGCTGGCCGTGGTGCCGCCGCCCCGGGCGCCGGGCGCGTCCGCGGCGGTCACCGTGTTCCGCCAGCTGGGTTCGGTGTTCGGTACCGCGGTGCTCGGCGCGGTGCTGGCCCGCCGGTTCGCCGGGGAGCTGCCGGACGCGCTGCGGGACGCCGGGGTGCCCGCCCCGGCCGCGGATGCGGTCACCTCGGCGGTGGCGTCCGGGCGTACCGGGTCGAGCGGCAACGCCGCGATCGGCGACGCCATCGACGCCGCCTTCACCAGCGGGGTGCACACCGCGCTCGCCGTCGCGGCCGGCACCTTCCTGCTCGGCGCGGCGCTGGTGGCGGCGGTACTGCTGCGCCCGGCGCGCCCGGCGCAGTCACCGGCGCCGCCGATTTCCCGTTAGGGTTCTGGATCATAGGTGGGCGTCGCTGGACCAGGCGGCGCCCCGGTCCGCGTATGTGTTCCGGCCTGAAGAAAGGCAACCAGGAGAGACATGAGCGACCCGTACCTGAGCGATGCCAGTCGAATCATCGCCGGAGTTGTCCTGCTGACCATCGTCACCATTGAGATCGGTGGTTGGTTCATGACCAAGATCGCGCGCGGCGCGGTGGAGATGACGCCATTTCAGAAATCGTTCGCCCGAGCCGGTCACGGGCACGCCGGGGTGCTGGTCATTCTGAGCCTGATCACTCTGGTCCTGGCCGATCTGGGCGGCCTGGACGGGGCCGCCGGATGGGTCGCCCGGATCTGTGTCCCAGCGGCCGCGGCGGTGATGTCCGGTGGTTTCTTCGCCGCCTCGGCCGGGCGTGACAGGACCGAGCCGAACGGCGCGATCGCCATGGTCTACCTGGGTGCGCTGCTGCTCGCGGTGGGGGTGGCCACGCTCGGGATCGGTCTGCTGACCGCCTGACCGACAGCACCGGCGCCGGCCTCCCCGTACGGGGAGGCCGGCGCTTTTTCGTCGGCGTCCCCGCCGTGTCCTAAAGCGGCAATGCCGCCAGCGGACACCCGCAATCCATTGCCCGGCGCTCGCCGGGCATTTACGTTTCTCTTCAGAACCGTACGGCGCAGGTTGCCGCCGGCGAGGTTCCCCGCATTGAGAGGTATCAGCCCTCTGTCCCGTCATTCACGCGTTTTCCGCAGGATCCACAAGACCGTGACAGGGGACTGTAATGAGCACTTCGGTTGCCGTGGTCGGCGCGGGTGTCGCCGGTCTTTCAACCGCCTATCACCTGCCCGAGGACATCGACGTCACCGTCTACGAGAAGAACGATTACGCCGGTGGTCACGCGAACACGATCGAGGTCGACGAGAACGGGAAGCGTCTGGGCATCGACACGGCCTTCGTCGTGTTCAACGCACGCACCTATCCGCAGCTGAGCCAGTTCTTCGCGGACCTCGGCGTGGCCACGCTCGACCACCAGGGCGGCTTCAACTTCTTCGACGTGGACAGCGGCCTGAACTACGGCACCGGCGAGCTGGCGCTGGACGAGGACGTGGTCCGGGCGAAGTACCCGCAGGCGTTCCAGACCATCTGGCGCGAGGCGAAGCGGTTCCACACCGAGGCGCCGCGCGACTTCCTGCGCGGGCGCTCGAACGTGCCGCTCGGCGAGTACCTGGACCGCAACGGCTACAGCGACGAGTTCAAGTACAGCTACGTGGTGCTGCTGGCCACCGCGGTCTGGTCGGTGCCGGCCGAGCTGATCTGGGAGATGCCGGCCACCACGGTGATCGCCTTCTACATGTCGCACGACGAGGGCGGCCTCGGCGGGAAGTCGGTGAACTGGAAGACCGTCGACGGCGGCAGCATCAACTACGTCCGGCGCATCGTCGAGTCGATCCGCGGCCGGGTCCGGCTCTCCGAACCGGTGATCGGCATCCGCGACGACGGCGACCGGGTGGTGGTCACCAGCACCGGCGGCGCCCGTGAGTACGACTACGT contains:
- a CDS encoding MFS transporter; the protein is MAMSFVEVTAAIATLQPIQREYAVAPGDLSWVSSLYALVVAALVLSGGALGDRLGRRAVFLAGVGAMVAGDLVVATAGGFGQVLVGRAISGLGGALILPTSLAILVVTFANPAVRARMIAVWVSASGLGLALGPLLGALVVRGAGWHAAYLINLPVAVATVAVTWFAVTESRMPGRRLDVPGQLLAVAGLGSLVYGIAVGGRESYTEPMVAGALLLAVLCLAGFVLVERRRAAPMFDLALLREARPAVALLVAGIGLFGFVGVSYLQILYLQRVDGFDPLGAAVRLLALTLSFLVATVAVGALAGRIPAARLLLTGLLAAGAGALALLAEDPGSPYWRAALALGLTGLGCGLVVAPSTAAALAVVPPPRAPGASAAVTVFRQLGSVFGTAVLGAVLARRFAGELPDALRDAGVPAPAADAVTSAVASGRTGSSGNAAIGDAIDAAFTSGVHTALAVAAGTFLLGAALVAAVLLRPARPAQSPAPPISR
- a CDS encoding NAD(P)/FAD-dependent oxidoreductase — encoded protein: MSTSVAVVGAGVAGLSTAYHLPEDIDVTVYEKNDYAGGHANTIEVDENGKRLGIDTAFVVFNARTYPQLSQFFADLGVATLDHQGGFNFFDVDSGLNYGTGELALDEDVVRAKYPQAFQTIWREAKRFHTEAPRDFLRGRSNVPLGEYLDRNGYSDEFKYSYVVLLATAVWSVPAELIWEMPATTVIAFYMSHDEGGLGGKSVNWKTVDGGSINYVRRIVESIRGRVRLSEPVIGIRDDGDRVVVTSTGGAREYDYVVLATHADEALKLLERPTGEQQRVLETVRYSATKAVLHTDPAVLPADRSRWQSWNYGKKTVDDRVRTWVAYYMNPLQDLDAERDYFVTLDCPVQPRDETVLKEIDYTHPVIDLGVRAMQKTIYDVNRTGRIKLAGSYFHSPKIGPDLVGSHEAAFVSGLHAARRVEVARQQDTTGDAR